GTTTTAGAAAAACATAAATTACCTGTAGGTGTGGTCACTGGTATTTCAGGGATTACCCGTTACACATGTACACTCAAAGGTAAGGCGAGCCATGCGGGCACCACCCCCATGAACCTTCGCCAAGACGCCCTCGCCGGCGCTGCAGAAATTATTCATGACTTAGAGAAAAAAGCTCGAAGCACGAAGAACATTATTATCACCGTGGGGAGTATCCAAAATACTCCTAATGCGGTAAATGTCATTTCAGGGGAAGTGACAATCTCTGTTGAGTCTCGTAGCCTTGATAATAAAAAACGAGTCAGCATTCAAAAAGAGATAGCGAGCATCATCAAAAAAATATGCCGTGCTCGTAACCTAGCTTGTCAGTTCAAGAGAACCTACGATCAAAAAGCGGTTCTTTGTGATAAGCGCCTGACGGGTGCCTTGTCCAAATCAGTAAAAGACTTGGGCTATCCATTAATGAAAATCCCTTCTGGGGCTACCCATGATGCATCTGCGATGTCTGATCTCTGTCCTATTGCGATGCTGTTCGTCCAAAGTAAAGATGGGCTCAGTCATAACCCGAAAGAGTTCTCGAAGGAAAGTGATATGCAAGTAGCCGTTCGGGTTTTAGAGAATTTGATCACAAACCTTAAAGTTTAAAGCTGTAAATTACCCACACTTAAATTAAATGGACTAAGTAAAAATATTGACTAATTCAATATTTTGAATAGCTTCATGGAATGCAAACAGAAATCGAAAAACTGCTCAAATCAAAGGATTTAAGCCTTACTTCTGTTCGCCTCGCTGTTTTAGAGGTTCTTCATCATCATCCTCACTCCGATGCCGATACGATTTATCAG
The window above is part of the alpha proteobacterium HIMB59 genome. Proteins encoded here:
- a CDS encoding amidase, hydantoinase/carbamoylase family (PFAM: Peptidase family M20/M25/M40; Peptidase dimerisation domain~TIGRFAM: amidase, hydantoinase/carbamoylase family), with the protein product MNILKTLNTIAQCSQPSFGVTRLPFTKEHKQANKIITQWMKDAGMQVHLDAAGTLIGTYKSSNKNAKTLILGSHQDSVINAGRFDGIMGVLLPILAVKKFHQKKTKLPFHIECVAFADEEGVRFPTALMGPQVLAGTFQMKDIRFKDSKGISIQQALNSFGGNHRKLTQLKRSKKSIVGFVETHIEQGPVLEKHKLPVGVVTGISGITRYTCTLKGKASHAGTTPMNLRQDALAGAAEIIHDLEKKARSTKNIIITVGSIQNTPNAVNVISGEVTISVESRSLDNKKRVSIQKEIASIIKKICRARNLACQFKRTYDQKAVLCDKRLTGALSKSVKDLGYPLMKIPSGATHDASAMSDLCPIAMLFVQSKDGLSHNPKEFSKESDMQVAVRVLENLITNLKV